A DNA window from Drosophila sechellia strain sech25 chromosome X, ASM438219v1, whole genome shotgun sequence contains the following coding sequences:
- the LOC6612592 gene encoding uncharacterized protein LOC6612592 → MSDNSAVSCVLNVVLCGAAGFGFYKIGPSEHPYAFTACVFGFCHGLFGLVSGLTGDDNAKKVTETTTSIMEIIPLPLVNVELYLAAESNNIALGHGLFIVPLAVSVILTFFKGESGDESEGGALDTLKTLTILGNITSLAYLAINESSWNLGGMAFLAFMAKFGAKFFEEQISEGSGEPVNYLSWSGFYFLTAMAVSGEK, encoded by the coding sequence ATGTCTGACAACTCGGCCGTGAGCTGTGTGCTCAACGTTGTTCTCTGCGGAGCCGCAGGCTTTGGCTTCTACAAGATTGGACCCAGTGAACACCCTTACGCCTTCACAGCCTGTGTGTTCGGCTTCTGCCATGGACTCTTCGGTTTGGTTAGCGGCTTGACCGGCGATGACAATGCCAAGAAGGTCACCGAGACGACCACATCGATCATGGAAATCATCCCGCTGCCGCTGGTCAATGTGGAACTCTATCTAGCCGCCGAGAGCAACAACATTGCCCTGGGCCATGGACTCTTCATTGTGCCGCTGGCCGTCAGCGTGATCCTGACCTTTTTCAAGGGCGAAAGCGGGGATGAGAGCGAAGGAGGCGCCCTTGACACCCTGAAGACCCTGACCATTTTGGGTAACATCACCTCGCTGGCGTATCTGGCGATCAATGAGAGCAGCTGGAACCTGGGCGGCATGGCCTTCCTGGCCTTCATGGCCAAGTTCGGTGCCAAATTCTTTGAGGAGCAGATCAGCGAGGGCAGCGGCGAGCCGGTCAACTATTTGAGTTGGTCGGGCTTCTACTTCCTCACCGCCATGGCCGTCTCTGGCGAAAAGTAG
- the LOC6612591 gene encoding uncharacterized protein LOC6612591 has translation MFLDKLKKRQWNNILDEYLRKTEQDQETTSAQVKNELGGSNKLLTPNWYWYRYIDEQIVPLPMSSSLVQVAESNLLSPISNLRSKLCISVSSGLDVASMASRESIKCPPPPVMFPKRVDADFSVVLTISRQRRFRNKYSSIRVAPLGAEPSQPRCPDGDPILRAGRTFRDYEVIWRPMSAKLGESWAENILRSHTGQMSNNEIMWKAIKMCWFDDLEIQIESRFLFVSRIVFTHFARNFRKLSSPFLQIPVQKIEMAILARIYEWMLDEEESFLVNQNLLAFYAAAYCLGVKPLMKQAWNIISSNEDYDIWEISAFRNYIMARDFRCQDIMAAMLSRLRKSFLPIVASWEFLEFDVNEVTSLLEQDMLCVNSEDEIFFAAFHWLDYSWAERKKFAAMVMQKVRFALLSPWLRRSICNVPENDRIGEIAQIPEIWSLIWEGTLLCQVIIALGEPECRKSTTVRRMLKDFEEKTVNERNWVFCEGVPHHHDRKCARYRELTYESFKRFLHRLHNQSVIFMNNLQLVPNRITNTYCCCIDVNFCPDDERTCPMPPFYREHLDLDKKFPPYCSSG, from the exons ATGTTTTTGGACAAGTTGAAGAAAAGGCAGTGGAATAACATACTGGATGAGTATCTAAGAAAGACGGAGCAGGATCAAGAAACGACGTCGGCACAGGTCAAGAATGAGCTGGGGGGTTCCAACAAATTGCTGACCCCCAACTGGTATTGGTATCGTTATATAGATGAACAGATCGTCCCGCTCCCGATGAGCAGTAGTTTGGTGCAGGTCGCCGAATCCAATTTGTTATCGCCAATCTCCAATTTGAGGTCAAAGCTTTGTATTTCGGTAAGCAGTGGGCTTGATGTCGCCAGTATGGCGAGCAGAGAGAGTATCAAATGTCCTCCGCCACCGGTAATGTTTCCAAAAAGAGTTGATGCCGATTTCTCCGTCGTTTTGACCATTTCACGACAAAGACGCTTTCGAAATAAATACAGTTCCATTCGCGTCGCTCCGCTAGGTGCGGAACCTAGCCAACCTAGGTGCCCTGACGGGGATCCCATCCTACGAGCCGGGCGCACTTTCCGCGACTATGAGGTTATCTGGAGGCCGATGAGCGCCAAATTGGGCGAATCCTGGGCCGAGAACATTTTAAGGAGTCACACAGGTCAGATGA GTAACAATGAAATCATGTGGAAGGCGATAAAGATGTGCTGGTTCGACGACCTGGAGATCCAGATTGAGTCGAGGTTCCTTTTCGTGAGCCGTATTGTGTTCACCCATTTTGCCAGAAATTTTCGCAAATTGTCGAGTCCATTTTTGCAAATACCAGTGCAAAAAATCGAAATGGCCATTTTAGCCCGCATCTACGAATGGATGCTGGACGAGGAAGAAAGCTTTCTCGTTAACCAGAATCTGTTAGCATTCTACGCCGCAGCCTATTGCTTGGGCGTGAAGCCGCTGATGAAGCAGGCCTGGAACATCATTTCGTCGAATGAAGACTACGACATTTGGGAGATAAGTGCCTTTCGAAACTATATCATGGCCAGGGATTTCCGCTGCCAGGACATCATGGCTGCAATGCTGTCGCGATTGCGAAagagttttttgccaattgTGGCATCCTGGGAGTTTCTCGAGTTCGATGTCAATGAAGTGACCTCTTTGCTGGAACAGGACATGCTGTGTGTCAACAGTGAGGACGAGATATTCTTCGCCGCCTTCCACTGGCTGGATTACTCCTGGGCGGAGCGCAAGAAGTTCGCGGCCATGGTGATGCAAAAAGTCCGCTTTGCACTCCTGTCACCCTGGTTGCGTCGATCCATTTGCAACGTGCCGGAAAACGATCGCATCGGCGAGATTGCCCAAATACCAGAG atttggtccttgatttggGAGGGCACACTGTTGTGTCAGGTGATCATTGCCCTTGGAGAACCGGAATGTCGAAAGTCGACGACCGTTCGTCGTATGCTAAAAGACTTCGAAGAGAAAACGGTCAATGAGCGGAATTGGGTGTTCTGCGAGGGAGTTCCGCACCATCATGATAGGAAATGCGCGCGATATCGGGAGCTGACCTATGAAAGCTTCAAGAGATTCCTGCACCGTTTGCACAACCAATCAGTTATCTTTATGAATAACCTGCAGTTAGTGCCTAATAGGATCACTAACACTTACTGCTGCTGCATAGACGTCAACTTCTGTCCTGATGATGAACGAACCTGCCCCATGCCGCCCTTCTACAGGGAGCATTTGGACCTTGACAAGAAATTCCCCCCTTACTGCAGTTCTGGTTAA
- the LOC6612590 gene encoding E3 ubiquitin-protein ligase MARCH5: protein MEPDQEIYCQPGSRIRPVEGYQAAMQHALVLDIHDSDHTETRGSGGSNPFPQDPELSAADGERTCWICFAASEDNPHAYWVQPCQCRGDTKWVHQSCLYRWIDEKQMGNRRHPVICQQCQTEYIMVFPQMNPLARVLEKLDYAVRLTCPFLVIGMFLCCIYWVAVTYGCITVIQVVGQDRALQLMENKVILLVGFPFIPVGLMLFRLVRWKDVVLRAMRSVYNILRKFPFFHRTEEPEAAQGDLDDSSDSSSISSSTGSFPPILRSPSIAEPFYISRLICGAFFLPTLVTTVGNVFFRSMDDPLQRTIYGGIAYIGIKGLLKMYLNQKLYLRRLGRNVLNYTDGNVRMDDRMREDPADGSQNPRANANYNRNQGPNDDRQLAGFYESMDDSLSVPTTDSEGGDASDIQVIVQ from the coding sequence ATGGAACCAGATCAGGAGATATACTGCCAGCCGGGTAGTAGAATCAGGCCAGTAGAGGGTTATCAAGCGGCAATGCAACACGCCCTTGTCCTTGATATTCATGATTCAGATCATACGGAGACGCGTGGCAGCGGCGGATCGAATCCCTTTCCGCAGGACCCCGAGTTGTCGGCCGCGGATGGAGAGCGCACCTGTTGGATATGCTTCGCAGCCAGCGAAGACAACCCACATGCCTATTGGGTGCAGCCGTGCCAGTGCCGCGGTGACACCAAGTGGGTCCACCAGAGCTGTCTGTACCGCTGGATCGACGAGAAGCAGATGGGCAACCGCCGGCACCCGGTGATTTGCCAGCAATGCCAAACTGAGTATATAATGGTCTTTCCCCAAATGAATCCCTTGGCCAGGGTGCTGGAGAAGCTGGATTACGCAGTGAGGCTGACCTGCCCCTTTTTGGTGATCGGAATGTTCTTGTGCTGCATTTACTGGGTTGCCGTCACATACGGATGCATCACTGTCATCCAGGTGGTGGGTCAGGATCGCGCACTTCAGCTGATGGAGAATAAAGTCATCCTGCTAGTGGGTTTCCCCTTTATTCCCGTGGGGCTGATGCTATTCCGACTGGTGCGCTGGAAAGATGTCGTCTTGAGGGCCATGCGCAGCGTATACAACATTCTGCGCAAGTTTCCCTTTTTCCACAGGACCGAGGAGCCGGAAGCTGCACAGGGGGACTTGGATGACTCGAGCGACAGTTCGAGTATATCGAGCAGTACAGGCAGTTTTCCACCAATCCTACGTAGTCCGTCCATTGCCGAACCCTTCTACATCTCTCGACTCATTTGCGGAGCCTTCTTTCTGCCGACTCTTGTCACCACGGTGGGAAATGTGTTCTTCAGGAGCATGGACGATCCACTGCAGCGCACCATCTATGGCGGTATTGCCTATATCGGGATTAAGGGACTGCTGAAGATGTACCTCAACCAGAAGTTATATCTCCGCCGCCTAGGGCGTAACGTTTTGAACTACACCGATGGAAACGTAAGGATGGATGATCGGATGAGGGAAGACCCTGCCGACGGTTCCCAGAATCCCCGTGCCAATGCCAATTACAATCGGAATCAAGGGCCGAATGACGACCGCCAGTTGGCCGGATTTTATGAGAGCATGGATGACAGCTTAAGCGTACCCACCACGGACTCTGAGGGTGGTGACGCGTCCGACATTCAGGTCATAGTCCAATAA
- the LOC6612589 gene encoding glutaredoxin domain-containing cysteine-rich protein CG12206 — MAAITSNVSRLEPMRGISIIIESPEVSAATPPAVAATTTATAAEAASTQVAPTAKSNSNTEMSLKSQAGMLLAFGDTAATTKDNLETSYDTAAKSAAAPGTTKIYPQLLLRIGGEIAGATATAATTATTAASAASAATSPTIISCNGEIAASQPAATAADTAATLQHNNTVKIQIESQGQQRTLGKQISVVKLNEGVEEMQQHLCYLVDTSGQYSPCETLDSGTGSDLEGHPQQQQQQQQQQQVRSPQLELHLQTTRLMVKEEADHKHSPLETPSPVPKRAYSLTDDSEECDESSNSSLSCDSLHSGGLLPTTLLRDIRLRERASSPLVTKVDGRPLQFESDGYYTFHVREHENFRSFGSNSSTEYEAQPFSDEQPGEDFAGYRDIRTAVKLPANSTIRSAKGTVRGVKNRVRNGVAAFLQLQQPNVKNYMEKDLGKVVLYTTSMGIIRDTYAKCANVKKILRTLLVKFEERDVFMSVEYQQEMRERMHDETIRVPQLFVEGQHIGDADVVERLNESGELRQLLRPYKSIATAYTCQTCGGYRMLPCPACNGSKKSMHRNHFTAEFVALKCMNCDEVGLVKCPNC, encoded by the exons ATGGCGGCAATCACTAGCAATGTGTCGCGATTGGAGCCAATGCGCGGTATTTCCATAATCATTGAATCGCCAGAAGTGTCTGCGGCAACACCAccagcagtggcagcaacaacaaccgcaaCAGCCGCAGAAGCCGCATCAACACAAGTAGCACCAACTGCcaagagcaacagcaacactgAAATGTCGCTCAAGTCCCAGGCTGGCATGTTGCTGGCATTTGGcgacacagcagcaacaaccaaaGATAATTTGGAAACTAGTTACGACACAGCAGCGAAGTCGGCAGCAGCACCAGGGACCACCAAAATCTATccgcagttgctgctgcgcaTTGGCGGAGAAATTGCCggtgcaacagcaacagcagcaacaacagcaacaacagcagcatcagcagcatcagcagcaacatcaccgACCATAATCAGCTGCAATGGTGAAATTGCCGCCAgtcagccagcagcaacagcagcggacacagcagcaacattgcAACACAACAACACGGTGAAGATTCAAATCGAAAGCCAGGGTCAGCAGCGGACTCTGGGCAAGCAGATAAGTGTGGTGAAGCTGAACGAGGGCGTGGAGGagatgcagcagcacttgTGCTACTTGGTGGACACCAGTGGCCAGTACTCGCCCTGCGAGACCTTGGACAGTGGCACGGGCAGCGATCTGGAGGGtcatccgcagcagcagcagcagcagcagcagcagcagcaggtgagGTCACCGCAGCTGGAGCTGCATCTGCAGACCACGCGGCTGATGGTCAAGGAGGAGGCGGACCATAAGCACAGCCCGCTGGAGACGCCGAGTCCCGTTCCGAAGCGAGCGTACAGCCTCACCGATGACAGCGAGGAGTGCGATGAGAGCAGCAACTCCTCGCTGAGCTGCGATTCCCTGCACTCCGGTGGTTTGCTGCCCACTACCCTGCTGCGGGACATTCGGCTCAGGGAACGAGCGTCCAGTCCACTGGTCACCAAAGTCGATGGCAGACCGCTGCAATTCGAATCGGATGGCTATTACACATTCCACGTGCGCGAGCACGAGAATTTCCGCAGTTTTGGTTCCAATTCCTCGACGGAGTACGAGGCACAGCCCTTTTCGGATGAACAGCCGGGTGAGGACTTTGCCGGCTATCGGGACATCCGGACGGCGGTCAAGCTTCCCGCCAACTCTACGATTAGATCTGCCAAGGGAACCGTCCGTGGCGTCAAGAATCGTGTGCGCAATGGAGTAGCCGCCTtcttgcaactgcaacagcccAATGTCAAG AACTATATGGAGAAGGATCTGGGCAAAGTGGTTTTGTACACCACCAGCATGGGCATCATCAGGGACACATATGCCAAGTGTGCCAATGTCAAAAAGATTCTGCGCACACTGCTAGTAAAGTTCGAGGAACGGGACGTTTTTATGAGCGTGGAGTACCAGCAGGAAATGCGCGAAAGGATGCACGACGAGACCATCCGGGTGCCACAGCTCTTCGTCGAGGGTCAGCACATCGGG GATGCCGATGTCGTGGAGCGGCTGAATGAGAGTGGCGAGCTACGACAGCTGTTGAGACCGTACAAA TCGATTGCCACTGCGTACACGTGCCAGACGTGCGGCGGATATCGCATGCTGCCGTGCCCCGCGTGCAACGGATCCAAGAAGTCGATGCACCGGAACCACTTTACGGCGGAGTTCGTGGCCCTAAAGTGCATGAACTGCGATGAAGTCGGGCTGGTTAAGTGCCCGAACTGCTGA